One region of Chryseobacterium sp. SORGH_AS_0447 genomic DNA includes:
- a CDS encoding gliding motility-associated C-terminal domain-containing protein: MKKTLLLLFFVVSHILFAQADCATALSVCGNSNITYSPMGIGAVNENLGGCLSTGEHNSIWYKFTIATGGTLTFDLVPNSSDADYDWAIYGPNVSCGSLGTPIRCNAATVIGVGASTGMNMTSTITSAAGGSLTPYCQYLNVLPGQTYYLYIDNWVDVTNPTMAPFSLTWGGTATLASPFTDPAIQTQPFIPPGTPAANPANPREIIICQNPTVFNFNTLSAGILNGNTNFQISYHSSQNDALSGANPILTPITVSTTTTYYYSVHYQDPSNPNNPINSCRQVGAFKFKYGNISVNNVTLFSCNNNNAGTATFDLTSAAVFSDPTATKQYYQSMADLNAGTNPIVPANAFVSAEGTVYVKVTSQYGCTAVAQITLKFYPAIVVTEATLRSCAIEVTPSVALFNLSTAAVTSQTLPKKYYKSLADAQSGSNEIIGFLNYIAPNSVVYVKVTDTNGCYAIAKVNLIVIPPVYSPVLKDKIICIEDKTILDAGPGFTAYEWSTGATTQTISNVAVGTYWVKLKTGECIATQTVKVYASEEPVISDVDIKNNTVTVNVKGGTPPYRYSMDGVKWQDSNVFTNVPRGDNHIYVKDSYDCDPIDIDIVVPNLVNIITPNGDGVNDVIDYSALGNKQNLVFSIFDRYGNKMFEANRFNAYKWDGTTGGKKVATGTYWYSVSWNENDKKNTLFKYSGWVMVKNRE, translated from the coding sequence ATGAAGAAAACTCTATTACTTCTTTTCTTTGTTGTTTCCCATATCCTCTTTGCTCAGGCAGACTGTGCCACGGCGCTTTCCGTTTGCGGAAACTCAAATATTACCTATTCTCCAATGGGCATTGGTGCCGTTAATGAAAACCTTGGCGGCTGCCTTTCTACCGGTGAACATAATTCCATCTGGTATAAATTTACCATTGCGACCGGCGGTACCCTTACCTTTGATCTCGTGCCTAACTCTTCTGATGCGGATTACGACTGGGCGATCTACGGACCGAATGTTAGCTGCGGAAGTTTAGGGACACCGATACGGTGTAACGCGGCAACGGTGATCGGGGTGGGAGCCTCAACCGGAATGAATATGACCAGTACCATTACAAGTGCAGCTGGGGGTTCTCTTACGCCATACTGTCAATATCTTAATGTACTCCCGGGACAGACCTATTACCTATATATCGATAACTGGGTAGATGTTACCAATCCGACGATGGCACCCTTTTCTTTAACCTGGGGCGGCACGGCAACACTGGCTTCTCCGTTTACGGATCCTGCGATACAGACGCAGCCCTTCATTCCGCCGGGAACACCGGCTGCAAATCCTGCGAATCCCAGAGAAATCATTATCTGCCAGAACCCGACGGTTTTTAATTTCAATACTTTATCAGCAGGAATTTTAAATGGAAATACGAATTTTCAGATCAGTTATCACAGCTCACAGAACGATGCACTATCAGGAGCCAATCCTATCTTAACACCGATCACGGTGAGTACGACCACAACCTATTATTACAGTGTGCATTATCAGGATCCTTCCAATCCGAACAATCCGATCAATTCATGCAGGCAGGTAGGCGCATTCAAATTTAAATACGGAAATATTTCCGTGAATAATGTGACCCTGTTCAGCTGTAACAACAATAACGCCGGAACCGCAACGTTTGATCTTACTTCGGCGGCCGTGTTCAGTGATCCTACAGCGACCAAGCAATATTACCAGTCGATGGCTGATCTCAATGCGGGAACCAACCCGATCGTTCCGGCCAATGCTTTTGTATCCGCTGAAGGGACAGTTTATGTAAAAGTGACTTCTCAGTACGGCTGTACGGCTGTCGCGCAGATTACGCTGAAATTTTATCCTGCAATCGTAGTGACGGAAGCTACCTTGAGATCATGTGCTATCGAAGTTACGCCTTCTGTGGCTTTGTTTAATTTATCAACTGCAGCCGTAACTTCACAGACGCTGCCGAAAAAATATTATAAATCGCTGGCCGATGCACAGTCTGGAAGCAATGAAATTATTGGCTTTTTGAATTACATCGCTCCAAACAGCGTCGTGTATGTAAAAGTAACCGATACCAACGGTTGTTATGCCATTGCAAAAGTTAACCTGATCGTTATTCCGCCGGTCTATTCGCCGGTTTTAAAAGATAAAATTATCTGTATCGAAGATAAAACGATACTGGATGCAGGTCCCGGATTTACCGCTTATGAATGGAGCACGGGGGCCACTACGCAGACCATCAGCAATGTAGCGGTAGGTACCTACTGGGTAAAACTGAAAACCGGAGAATGTATCGCCACACAGACCGTAAAAGTATATGCCTCCGAAGAGCCTGTAATCTCTGATGTGGATATTAAAAACAATACGGTTACCGTCAATGTAAAAGGCGGAACTCCACCGTACCGCTATTCCATGGATGGTGTGAAATGGCAGGATTCCAACGTGTTTACCAATGTGCCCCGCGGCGATAATCATATCTATGTAAAAGACTCGTATGACTGTGATCCGATCGACATAGATATCGTTGTTCCGAATCTTGTGAATATAATTACCCCGAACGGAGACGGTGTAAATGACGTGATCGACTATTCTGCACTGGGAAATAAACAAAACCTCGTATTCAGTATTTT